ACCGATGAGGAGGCCCAGGCGGTGGCCGCGCACAAAGGTTCGTTGCCGGTGGGAATCACGCCGTACTATGCGAGCCTTTTGGAGGACACCGGCCACTTCCAGCCGGTGAGAAGGACCGTTATCCCGAGGATGGGCGAATACATCAGGGGATTCGGCGAGTCGGACGATCCTCTCGGCGAGGATGGCCACAGCCCGGTTCCCGGGATAGTGCACAGGTATCCGGACAGGGCGTTGTTCCTGGTCACCGGTTTTTGCTCCACATACTGCCGTTATTGCACGCGGTCGCGCATGGTGGGCGCGGCGGGTGAATACCGCTTCGACGAGAGGCAGTGGGAACGGGCGATCGAATACATAAAATCCAACAGCGCGATACGCGACGTGCTGCTTTCCGGCGGCGATCCGTTGACGTTGCCGGACGAGCGGCTGGAATGGCTTTTATCGAGGCTGCGGAAAATTCAGCATGTGGAATTTTTGCGGATCGGAACCAAAGTCCCGGCGGTGTTGCCGCAACGGGTGACTCCGGCTTTGACCAGGATATTGAAAAAGTATCACCCGTTATGGTTGAGCCTTCATTTCACACATCCATCGGAACTGACCGAGGAGACGGCCCAGGCTTGCGAAAGGCTGGCGGACGCCGGGATTCCGCTTGGGAGCCAGACGGTGCTGCTGGCGGGGGTGAACGACGAAGTGGAGACGATGAAAAGACTCTTCCACGGACTGCTGCGCATAAGGGTGCGGCCATACTACATGTACCAGTGCGATCCGATCTCCGGCTCGTCCCATTTCCGGGCGCCTGTGGAGCGCGGGCTTGAAATCATAAAAGGGCTGCGGGGGCATACCACCGGCTACGCATCGCCGCAGTATGTGATAGACGCCCCGGGGGGCGGGGGCAAAATCCCGTTGCTGCCGGAATATTATTCCGGGCGCAGGGGGGATTACCTGGCGCTGAAGAATTACGAGGGGGAGACATTCCTGTATCCGGATCCGCTTGGCCCGGCCGCCACCCGCGACCAGCCTGCGCACGACAAGGTCAGCAAAGCGGTATGAAGATCGGGATCACCTACGACCTGCGGCGCGACTACGAAAAAGAGGGGCTCAGCGACGAGAACCTGGCTGAGTTTGACAGTCCGGACACCGTGGACGCCATCGAGCGGGCCTTGACCTTGAACGGCTATGTCACCGACCGGATAGGCAACATACGCGCCCTTGTCGCGCGGCTTGCCGAAGGGGAGCGGTGGGACATGGTGTTCAACATCGCCGAGGGGCTTCACGGCTTCGGCCGGGAGGCGCAAATCCCGGCGTTGCTGGACGCGTATTCCATCCCGTACACTTTTTCGGAGCCTTTGGCCCTTTCGCTTACCCTGCACAAGGCGATGACCAAAAGGGTGCTTCGCGACCTTGGCCTGCCGACGGCGGATTTTCGTCTGGTGGAGGCGATTGAGGATGTGGCGGCCATAAACCTGCCGTACCCTTTGTTCGCAAAACCTGTGGCGGAGGGGACCAGCAAGGGGATCAACGCCATGTCCAAGATAGCTTCCAACGATGAACTGGAGAGCGTGTGCCGCAGGTTATTGGTCCAGTTCGCGCAGCCTGTGCTGGTGGAGACATACCTTCCGGGGCGCGAGTTCACGGTCGGCGTGATAGGGACCGGGAAAGAAGCCCGGGCCGCAGGCGCCCTGGAGATAATCATGAATGGCGCGGCGGAGAGCTGCGAAGTGTACACCTATTTGAACAAGGAAGAGTGCGAAAGCCGCGTGGAATACCGCCTGGTAAAAGACGCGGCGGCGAAGGCGGCGGAGAATGTGGCCCTGGCGGCCTGGCGGGGGGCCGGGTGCCGCGACGGTGGAAGGGTGGACGTGCGGCTGGACGTATATGGCGTCCCCAACGTCGTGGAGATAAATCCACTGCCCGGCCTTCATCCCACCCATTCGGACCTGCCGATTATGTGCTCGCAGGCCGGCATGGAATACAAGCAGCTTATCGGGCAGATAATGGAGTCGGCCCTCAAGCGTTCCCGAAGGACAACGGGCGGCGCCCGGATGGTCATGAACGTTTAGGAGCCTTCCCTCGCACCCTGTTCCCTCAACCTCAAGGTTCAAATTCTTCTTGCGGAGCTTCCCCCGGCATGGGAAGCGGCATATGCGGCGAACCCATATTTAACTTTCATTTCATCAATCCCGGTGTGGTAAAACTTCCCTGAATACCATATGACGAAAAAGACAAATTACTCGGCAGCGGCCTCTGATCTTGGAATCGCCGCCATCTCCGGGCTGGCGCTGGCGGCAAGCTTTCCGGACATGGGCCTTTGGGGCATGGCGTGGGTGGCGTTGGTCCCGCTTCTATATTCCATCAGGGGCAAATCAGTCACCCGCGGCTTCTTCATGGGTTTCGTGTTCGGCCTTATCTACTTTGAGCTTTCGGTATGGTGGGTGATAAACACCATCACAGAATATGGCCACCTGCCACTATGGATGGCCGCCATCGTCCAGACGCTGCTGATTACGACAATGGCCTGTTACACGGGGCTTTTCGGGGGGGCGGTGGCGTGGGTCTCCTCCCGTGTTTCCAAGGACATGGGGCTGGCCATGGCTCCATTCGGGTGGGTGACCATAGAATTTTTCCGCATCCACTCCGCGGACTTTTCTTTTCCCTGGGCGCGGATCGCCGATTCGCAGTATCTTCTGCTTCCGTTGATCCAGATCGCCGATGTGGCGGGGGAGGAAGGGCTTGGATTTATCATCGTGATGTTCAACGCCGCACTGGTCAAGACCGTGGAGTGGGGAGTCAAACGCCTGGCATCTGGCGGGAAAGAGCCGCTCCGTGAAAAATTCCCTGCTGTATGGGTTTTAATAAGTTTTGGACTTGTGGCCGCCTGCTTGATATACGGCTTTGCAAAGCTCGATAAAACGTACAATGGAACGCCAGTTTCAGTGGCGTTAATACAGGGGAACATAGACCAGGCTCGCAAGTGGGACCGCAGCTATATCCAGCCGCAGATTGACATATATATGTCCCGGACGCTGGAGGCCGCGCGCAATGGCGCAAAATTGATCATATGGCCGGAAGCGGCGGCGCCATTCGTGTTCGGCAAAGATCCAAAGCGCGATCCCGCTGTGCTGGCGCTGGCAAGGGATTTCGGCGCGGACATGATACTTGGCGCGCCGTGGGCCCAGTGGGAAGATGGCGCTGTCCATGAATACAACAGGGCATGGCTGATAAGGCCGGACGGAATGGCAACAAGTTACGACAAGCTCCACCTGGTGCCGTTCGGCGAGTATGTGCCGTTTCAGAATATTCTGCGGTTCATAAGCCGCGTAGTGGTGGCGATAGGCGAGATGAAGCCCGGCGGGAGGATAACCCTGCTCGACGCCGGTGAATTCAAGGCCGGGGCGCAGATCTGCTACGAGATTATTTTCCCGGAATACTCGCGGGAAATCGCGCGGTTGGGTGGCGGCGTGATTGTCAACATCACCAACGACTCATGGTATGGCGATTCCCCCGCCTCCCGCCAGAGCATGGCCATGGGGGTGTTCCGCGCGGTGGAGAACAGGCTGCCGCTTCTTCGGGCGGCCCAGTCCGGAGTGTCCGCCATCATTTCGCCCGACGGCAGGATTTTGGCGCAGACTCCGCTATTTGTGGAGACCACGCTCAACGGAAGTTTCACGCCCGCAACTGGAGGCGAAATCACAATGTACGGAGCCACCGGCGATTTGTTCGACTGGCTCTGCGCCGCCGCCAGCCTGCTCTTCATGGTGTATGCATACACCCGGGGCGCAAGAAGCAGGTAATGTGAATACACTGATAATCCGCACGGGGGGGCTCGGCGACACCATATTGACCCTCGGCGCGGCGCAATGGCTGAAAGAATCGGGGCGCCATGTGACCGTGATGGCCCACGGCGGATACCGTGAGATCGCAGACCTTTTCGGGTTTGCCTTTATCGCGGAGGAGGAAAGCGGATTTGAAAGTATTTATTCGGAAACTTCGGCAAAGCTTAGAGTAATATTGGGCGGCTTTGACACGATAATAGCCATCAAAGCGGATATGACCGCGGATATGACTGCCGGGCTTGCGAAAGCGTCTTCTGGCCGGGCCTTTCGGATTGCGCCGCTGCCGCCGATGGACTATGAAAAACCGTATTCGCTATATCTGGCCGAGTCCATCGCCAAAACTCTTGGAATCGCCCCGCCATCCGAGCCTCCCTTCCCAAAACCTTTGGCAGGATGGAAAAAATGCGATCAACTTACAGCCACTATTCATTCCGGCTCAGGCTCGCCAAAAAAGAACTGGCCGTTCAATAATTTTATGAGTCTGGCGCGGACGTTGGCAGGCGAACGGGCGGCCCGGGTGAATATTATTTTCGGCCCGGCGGAATTGGAAAGAATGGAAGACGCGGTCAAAAAGGCCGGTACGCTGGAAGATGTGAACATCGTTACCAACCCGGGATACGGCCGCTTGGCCGCAATACTGTTGAAGTCTTCCGTTTATATCGGATGTGATTCGGGAGTGACCCACCTGGCGGCGGCGCTGGGAGTTCCAACGGTGGCGCTTTTCGGGCCGTCAAACGCGAAGGTTTGGAGACCGGCGGGAACTCGGGTGAAAATAATGGCGGCGGAAGATGGCGATATGGAAAGCATAAGGGTGGAACAGGTAATCGAAGCGGTCAACACCGCGTCTCAAGGTTGCGGCGCGACGGAACCTTTGTAAAATCCCATCGCCTGCCTTGCACGGAAATATAGCGAGAAGAAAAGCCACTGCGGCTTTCGCTTCGATAGCGCGAAGGCAGCGTCCCGGCCAATTCCGCGCCAAAACAGCTTTAAACTTTCTCGAAGAGGTTTTCCAAGGCCGCGCGTATGCCTGCCATACCTGCGATACGCCTCGACGAAACCATCCAGCGAAATGTGTTCAAGATGCGTCACAACGGCGTCCGCGACGAACCTGTGGGGGATGGAATTGTCCAGCGCCCAGCGCAAGGCGAAATCGTCTATGCCCGATGAGGGGAAAGGATTTGCGGCCAAAACGCTTTTTTTCGCGGCGAAGTTCGCGAACTGGAAGTAAAAGGGAGGGAGCCCACCGCGGTTGACCAGGTTCTGGTCGCACGCGAAATCGTTCTGGATCAGCCAGTTTGTGTAAAGGTCGTGCGCCAGCCGGCCTGTCACCACCTCCGCATCGCCCGCCTTTAGCGGCGCCGTCAGCCTGTTGAGCCACACCTGGTTGCTCGGCAGGAACGCCGAATCAAGGATCACGATCAACTCCCGTGCCGCGCTTTTCACCGCCTCGTTGAGCGCCCCACCCATATCGTCGCGCGCCACCACCCGAGTATTTTTGAAATTGCGCTCCACCATGTGAGCCGTGGCCTTTGAAAGGTCCGGCGGGACGAAGGCGATGGTCTCAAACCCTTCCTCGTCCTGGCGGCGGATCATGCCGGTCAATTCACTAAAGCCGTATGGCTCGTCCCTCACAAGGATGAAAACGGTGATCTGGCTCATGCGATTTCCGGTCCGTCCGGTGGGCGCAAAATCAGGCCAGCTTGCCGCTGTAAAGCGCGGTGGCCGCCAGCGCGGACTTGTAACCGATGCTCCACAGCAGCGCAAGATCTTCACGGCTGGAAACGCCCCCTCCGGCGATCCATTCCTCGCCATAACGGGGTTTTATCAGCGAATCCGAGTCGAGGTTTCCGGAGCCCACCGCGTCCAGCCTTAAATTTATAAATCTGTTGATTCCAGCCATTCTTGCCAGCCGCAGGAGTTTTTCCATTTCCTCCCCTTCGGAAGCGCCGATAAGTTTACCACCCCTTGTGTCCAGCGAGACCACCGGATTGGACGCAGTCCCAAGGTTCGCCCAATCCTTAAAAGTTTCCGTGGCGACAATCGGGGACAATCTTGGATGGCGCCCGGGCAGGTCTTCAGCCCGTCTGTATCCGCCGTCTAGCATGAAATCGCACACGGCCCCACTGAGCAACCGTTCCATGACCTCCAGGTTCGGCTTTCCTCCTTCGATGGAGTCCAGGTCCGCCACATAAAAAATCCTGAACCCGAAATGGTGGCTTAACCGTTTGACGATGTGGACGGGATCGGCGGATGAAAACATCGGAGAGGCCACCGGCCTGTATGCCGCGCGATCGCCCCCCATCGCATGGACGGCCACTCCGCGCCGCACATCAATGACCGGGATTATACTGGCGTATTTTTGAGCCTTGAAGGTCATCATCAAACATGGAAAAAAACCTCGCCCGAGGGCGTGAACCATTCACGCTGACGGGCGAGGCAGGGAGGACATGTGTCAAAAGTCCCGCGCCGTTTAGTGCGCCGCCGCCATCACTGGAGCCTGGGCCATTTCGGCGTTTTGCGCTTCAGCCATTGCAATGGCCGCCAATCTGCGCCGCTCCCGCAGTTCACCGATCATGTTCTTCGCTTCGGTGTTGGCGGGATTGTTCTGCATCGCAAGCTGGAAAGATTTTTCCGCCTCAACAGGCCTTTCCATTTCCATCAGCGCAAGGCCGCGGAAGGTGTAAAGCCTGTCGGCGGCTGAATCCAGACCGGCGGCCGGCAGCGCTTCGTCAGCCGATCTTAAAAGAGCCTGCGCGGCCATGTCCCCGTAATATTTCCGGAAATCGGAAATAAGGGACTTCGAATCGCTTCCTGTTTTCTGCAAATGTCTGGTAAGAAGTTTTGCTCCTTGGGTGGAATAAAAGGGATCCACGCTTCTGGAGTAAAGCACAGAAGGCTCGGTCTTATAATTTGCGCCGATAAAGGTGAAAACCAGCGCCGCGCAACCCATTACAATAGAAACAATCGCGGTCAAAGGAATGTTCAAAACATCCATTTTTGAAAACCTCCCGATTGTTTGGGGATGATTCAATATACAGTCTAGATCAAGCATACACTATGCCAAGTGTGATAATTGCGAACCATATTAAATTCAAATGATTGTAAATGCAATATAAAATTCAACTTTAAGTAATTTGCGTCTCCTCCAAAATTTGACGGTTATCCCGCTACATAAAATGTAGTACGCCGTCCCTCTTATTCTGTCATGTAGTGTTGCGCATGGGATGAAAGCTTGAGGATTTTATCTCCTTTTGCCGTTGATTACGTTCCATTGGGTGGGTTATCATCACTTTCGATGTCACAGGGGGAATTGAAAATGAAAATGGGCCTTACATTCCTCATCTTTTCCGCCCTCCTTGCGCCGCAAATCGCGTTCGCCACTCCAAAATCCATAACCATCGCGGTCAAAAAAACATCTGTCCGGTCGGACAAGCAATTTTTCGCTCCTGCGATAGCCGAGGTGAACCGGCTCGACAAGCTGGACGTGGCCGAGGAAAGCGGCGGGTGGTACAAGGTGAAAGTGGGAGGCAAGACAGGCTGGGTCCACAAGTCGGCGACGGGGGAAGAATCAAAGGGCGCAAGCTCTTCCCTTTTCGGCGGTGACGACGCTTCCAAGGTTTCCGCCGATGAGGTGGCGCTGGCCGGCAAGGGATTCAACGAGAAGGTGGAGAAGGAATATAAAAAGAAGAATCCCGAGCTCAATTTCGCCGCAGTGGACAAGATGGAGAAAATAACCGTGAAGGACGAGAGGATCGCCTCCTTTGTCAAAGACGGAAAACTTTCGCCAAGGGAGCTTAAATGAGGCGCGCGTTCTTAATTGCCGCCGTGATCGCCATAGCGGCGGTTTCCGGCGTCCGCCCGGCCGCTTCCTTTGATATCGGCGACGTACTGATGAAAGGGCTGGAGAAAAAGGACGCCATAATAAAGACCACCCAGGCATTGCGAAAGGGCTTTACGGACCTGACGGAGGAAGAGGAGTATTACATTGGCCGGTCCGTTGCAGCGAAGATATTAAACGATTACAAACCGGCGGACGACGCGGCGCGGACCGAATATGTAAACACCTTGGGGCAGACGCTGGCGCGGTTCTCGTCCCGGCCGGAGACTTACGCCGGATACCATTTCCTGCTGATAAAGTCGGACGAGGTGAACGCCTTCGCCGCCCCCGGTGGCTTCATTTTCATCACCACCGGGCTTTATTCAAAGCTTCGCAACGAGGAGCAGCTTGCCTGTGTGCTGGCGCACGAAATAAGCCACGTCACGTTAAAACACGGCCTTGGGGCGATAAAATCGTCCCGGTTGACGGAGGCCTTCACAATCATCGGGACGGAGGCGGTGAAGGAATATTCATCATCCCAGATAGCGCAGCTTACCACCGCATTCGAAGGGACGATTGACGACATCGTGAACAAGATGGTGGTCAACGGCTATTCCCGCTCGCAGGAGTTCGAGGCGGACGAGGAGGCGGTGAAGGTCGCGTACAGGGCCGGGTACAACCCGGCGGGGCTCACGGAGTTCCTTGCCACGTTAAGCGAGGAATCGAAGGGTGAGAAGGACCTGGGATTTTACAAGACCCATCCACCGGCTTCAGACCGCAAATCCAACGCCGAAAAAGTCATCAAAGGGAAAAAGCTGGAAGGGGAAGACGATCCGGCCAGGACGAAAAGGTTCTCCAAATATCAGGCCAGATGACCTTGAGGCCGGCTCCATTATCACTTAATCGCTAATATCCAGAGGATTGCATGTCCGCAAATAAACTTATCGCCGCGTTGATAATCGTCCTTGCCCTTTGCGGCCATTCCTTCGCCGGGGAGGGTGGCGTGTGGCAGGTGGGGGTGATCAACGCCCTGTCCGTTGGGGTGCTGGAGGGTGACACCACAATCGGGGAATTGAAAACAGAGGGGGACACAGGCATCGGCACGTTCAACGGGTTGGACGGCGAGATGGCCGTGGCGGATGGAATCGTTTACCGAATCGGGAGCGACGGGGCGGCGGCGCCAGCTTCGGACGCGATGAAGACCCCATTTGCCACGGCGACCAGGTTCGCTCCGGAGATGGAAGCGAAGCTTGCCAAGGTCGAGAGTTTCACGGACATGGCCGATCAGCTGGATAAATCATTGCCAACGCAAAACGGCATTTACGCCATCCGCATAGACGGCAGGTTTGATTACCTGAAAGTCCGAAGTGTTCCCGGCCAGAAGCGGCCATACCCCACACTAAACGAAGTGGTGAAAGCCCAGACCGTGTTCACGCTGGAGAATGTGGAGGGGACACTTGTCGGGTTCCGGTTTCCAGCTTATTTGAAAAACGTGAACGTCCCCGGATGGCACATGCATTTTTTGACGAAAGACAGGAAGCGCGGCGGCCACGCCCTTGATCTGCGCGCGGCGGGCCTTGGGGCGAAACTGGCCATGGCGCGCCGTCATACTGTGAAGATGTTCTACAACGCGGATTTTAACCAGGCGGACCTTGCTGGCGCGGGGGAATATTCAAAAAGTTTCGCGCCGGACAGGTAGGAGCAAAGCGCGTCTGCATGAGTTGAGACGCGGATGCAGGCTACTTCCCTTTTGCCCCTTCAAGGGCTGCCTGGGCGTTGAGCTTTCTTAAAAACTCGTCGAGGTCAATCCCGTGCACGGTGGCGCTCCATTCGACGGTCTCTATCTTCCCCCCGCCACAGGATTTGCACCCCATGCCATAAGAATCAAACACTTTCAGGGTATCCGGGTGCGCCTTGATAAGCTGATGGAGCACCATGTCTTTCGTCACTTTTTCCATTTTACGGCCAATAGATGGTGAAAAAGTTGTTGTAATTTACAGGGATCATGCTAACATTACTCTTTTTTATTTTAAACACATTTTTCTGTAAAGAGCGTTTATGGCCAAGCAATGCGAAGTATGCGGCAAAAAGCCGATGTTCGGCAATAACGTGTCCCACGCCCACAACGTGACCAAACGGCGCTGGAACCCGAACTTAAAGTCCGTCCGGTCTGTGCAGCCCAACGGGGGCAACAAGCGGATCACCGTATGCGTGGACTGCATCACCTCCGGCAAGGTGACAAAGCCCTCATAAAGCGGCTTTTGATGACAGGCTCCGCCACGCCACGGGCGCGGCGGGGCTTTTTCGTTTAGGCGCGGAGGATTGCTCCATTGTCCGGAATCATCGTGCGGGACGCCCGGCGGGAGGATGTCCCCGCCATCGCAGATCTGCTGGCCGAGCTTTATTCCATAGAGTCCCAGTTCACTCCTCGTCCCGAAAAACAGCGGGAAGGGATCCGCCTTGCGCTTGAAAATCCCCAACTCTCCCGCCTGCTGGTGGCCCAGGCCGGCGGGCGCGTGATCGGCTTTGCCAACCTGCAGCTGATGGTCAGCACATATCACGGCGCCATCACCGTCCACATTGACGATTTTATAATCGCAAGCGCAAACCGGGGCGGCGGCGCCGGGCGCACATTGATGGACGGTGTTTTGGCCAAGGCCCGGGAGCTTGGCGCCCCCCGCGTCACCGTGAACATAGACAAGGCCAACACGCAAGCTTATGCGTTTTACGGGAAGATGGGATTTATGGCGATGGACATGGAGAGGTGGCAAAGGGCGATGTAGCGCCACTTTTGGCGATTGCCGGCGGGACATCGGCGCTGCGAGCGTCGTTTTACCCGGCGTGGGCGCGATGAACTTTTCCCGCGGATGGTTTGTTTTTTTTCCCGGTCTTGCTCAATGCCTCCACCCTCAAACCGAGGCCCAAGGGTTCCATCACCAACATAAGGGTTTCCGAAGAGGGATTGCCGTTTTTAGAAAGCGACCGGAACAGCGATTCCCGGCTAAGTCCCGTGGCTTTGGCGACGCCTCGCACACCGATCCCCTGGGCATTGGCGATCATCTTGAGCGCGTCCAAAAATTCCTCCCGGTTGCCGTTTTCAAGAGATTCGTTCAAATAAGCGGCGGCATTTTCAATATCCGCCAGCCATTCACGCATGAAGCTGTCATGCGTTCTAAAACCTCTGCTCATTTTCAATGCTCCTTTCGGGCCAGATAATCCAGCCAATACTGCTTGGCTTTTTTGATGGCCCTGTTTTGGTCACCTTTTGCGCTGGCCGATAAAAGCACAATGACGGTTTCACCTTGCCTGCCGAAGTAAACACGGTAACCAGCGCTCGCGTGCATTCTCAACTCAAAAACACCGTCACCCAATTGCTTGTGATCACCCAGATTTCCGCCCAACTCGATTCGGCGCACCCGCGCCACAATTTGAGCGGCGCCGATTGGATCCCCAAGACTTTTCAGAAAATCCACATATGGTTCATCACCCGCCATAGTCCGGTAAATCTTGGCCGTTCTCATGGTTATAGTACCTTATCGGCTACTTTAAATCAAGGCTTAAATGGCAAATTGAGATTTTCATGGCTCTTATAGCCGACATATTATAATTTAATATTACTACTGGCAAGCAAAATGCTGATTAAACAGGGTTTGTTCACGGCAGAGGCCAAAAGATGATGTTTGCATTCCATCCCATGATTTGGCAAAACAATAACAGAGTCGAATGTTCTACATCCCCTCCCTTATCTTCTTCGCCATCTTCTCCGTCACCTTCAACGTTTCCATCAACTCCTCCACAGTCGCCTCTCTCGCCCGTTTCAATGAGCCGAATTTAGTCAGCAACAGTTTCTTGCGTTTCGGGCCGAGGCCGGCCACTTTGTCGAGTTTTGAGGCCATCATCTCGTCGCCGCGCACCTTGCGGTGATACGCCACGGCGAAACGGTGGGCTTCGTCGCGCACCTGCTGCAATAGGCTTCGCCCGGGGGATGATGGGGGAAAGTCCACCGGTCTGCGCTGGCCGGGAAGGTAGAACTCGTCAGTCTCCGGATTCTCCCTGTCCGCTCCTTTGGCCACGCCGACGATGGCAGGTGGCTCCAAATTAATCGCCGCGAACCGTTCCATCACCGCGCTCAATTGCCCTTTGCCTCCGTCTATCAGCAGAAGGTCTGGCGCAGGTTCGCCAGTTCCGGCAATACGCGTGAACTTGCGCTCTATCACCTCCGCCAGCGATGCGTAATCGTCCGGCCCGGCCACGCTTTTGATCTTGTATTTGCGGTAATCCGGCTTTGACGCGGCGCCCTCCTTGAAACATACCACCGACCCCACGGAGGCCAGCCCGCTGGTGTTGGATATGTCTATCCCTTCGATCACCACTGGTTTGCGGTCCAGCCCCAGCCTTTCACGGATTTCTTCCATCGCAACATCCCGCGCCGACGAGGTGTTCAGCAGGCTTGCAAGCTGCAGCGCCGCGTTGCGTTCGGCCATGTCCAGAAGTTTCCTTTTCGGCCCGCGTTCCGGCACGATGATCTTCGCCTTCGTCCCGCGAATGACGGAGAGCCGCTCCTCCAGCGATTCGCGCCCGTCCGGCTCCTCGCCCACCACCACCTCCGATGGAACTTCCATACCGCCTGTGTAGAACTGGCGGATGAACGCCGCCAGAGCCTCCGGCCTGTCCAGCTTGTCCAGCCTTTCGAACATGAAATGCCTGTCCCCGACGATTTTGCCCCGGCGCACCTGGAATATCTTTATTATCGCCTTGCCAGCCTCTTCGTTGATGGCGATCACGTCTTCGTCGGTGAGCCTTGTCTGCGTGGCCATCTGCCTCTCGCTCAATATTTCGATGGCGGCGATCTGGTCGCGATATCGCGCCGCCACCTCGAAAAGCTCCATGTCCGCCGCCTCCATCATCCGCCCCTTCATGCGCGCCAGAAGCTCGGTGTTCCGTCCTTTCAGGAACAGGATCACTTCGTTGACAAGCTCGGTGTATTCCTCCTTGGACACAAGCCCGGCGCACGGGGCCAGACAGTGTTTCATCTGGTAGTTCAGGCAAGGCCGGCGCGGGTCCTTTCCGTCCAGGTTGTCCCTGCTTTGCCGGAGCGGGAAAATCTTGTGGATCAGCCGCAGGGTGGAGCGCACCGACCTGGCGGAAACGTATGGGCCGAAATACATCGCCTTGTCGTCCTCCCGCCGCCGCACAAACATAAGGCGCGGGAACGATTCGCCGGTGGTGAGCTTTAAGTACGGGTAGTTCTTGTCGTCCTTTAGCATCACGTTATAGCGGGGCTGTTCGCGCTTGATGAGGTTGTCCTCCAGCACAAGCGCTTCCATTTCCGACCCGGTGACGATAAGGCCGATCTGGGCCACTTTTTCCACCATCAGCGCAATGCGCGGCGAAAGCTCCGCCGACTCCTGGAAGTAGGAGCGCACGCGGTTTTTCAGCGATTTCGCCTTGCCGATATATAGGATTTTCCCGGAGGGATCCTTCATCTGGTACACCCCCGGATCGGCCGGGAGGTTTTCCAGGGTCTCACGCAAATGGGCGAATCTGTCTGCCATGGATTAATTATAGAGGAAAAGGAATCCGTGGTCGGGCCGGACTGTTGCCCAAAAGGGAAAACACGCGAAACGAACGCTGTCCGGGGTGTTCTTCACCCCGGACTCTATGTTTATAAGAGTGCTAAACTCTTGACTTTGGGACATCGGGGTGAAGAACACCCCGATGAGCATTTGGGCAATATGCTTGAACGATCCGTCCCAATCGGCTGGCGGCGGCGAGACTCGATATGCCGCAATCCGTTCGAGCATC
This region of Nitrospinota bacterium genomic DNA includes:
- a CDS encoding glycosyltransferase produces the protein MSQITVFILVRDEPYGFSELTGMIRRQDEEGFETIAFVPPDLSKATAHMVERNFKNTRVVARDDMGGALNEAVKSAARELIVILDSAFLPSNQVWLNRLTAPLKAGDAEVVTGRLAHDLYTNWLIQNDFACDQNLVNRGGLPPFYFQFANFAAKKSVLAANPFPSSGIDDFALRWALDNSIPHRFVADAVVTHLEHISLDGFVEAYRRYGRHTRGLGKPLRESLKLFWRGIGRDAAFALSKRKPQWLFFSLYFRARQAMGFYKGSVAPQP
- the lnt gene encoding apolipoprotein N-acyltransferase — its product is MTKKTNYSAAASDLGIAAISGLALAASFPDMGLWGMAWVALVPLLYSIRGKSVTRGFFMGFVFGLIYFELSVWWVINTITEYGHLPLWMAAIVQTLLITTMACYTGLFGGAVAWVSSRVSKDMGLAMAPFGWVTIEFFRIHSADFSFPWARIADSQYLLLPLIQIADVAGEEGLGFIIVMFNAALVKTVEWGVKRLASGGKEPLREKFPAVWVLISFGLVAACLIYGFAKLDKTYNGTPVSVALIQGNIDQARKWDRSYIQPQIDIYMSRTLEAARNGAKLIIWPEAAAPFVFGKDPKRDPAVLALARDFGADMILGAPWAQWEDGAVHEYNRAWLIRPDGMATSYDKLHLVPFGEYVPFQNILRFISRVVVAIGEMKPGGRITLLDAGEFKAGAQICYEIIFPEYSREIARLGGGVIVNITNDSWYGDSPASRQSMAMGVFRAVENRLPLLRAAQSGVSAIISPDGRILAQTPLFVETTLNGSFTPATGGEITMYGATGDLFDWLCAAASLLFMVYAYTRGARSR
- a CDS encoding SH3 domain-containing protein, with translation MKMGLTFLIFSALLAPQIAFATPKSITIAVKKTSVRSDKQFFAPAIAEVNRLDKLDVAEESGGWYKVKVGGKTGWVHKSATGEESKGASSSLFGGDDASKVSADEVALAGKGFNEKVEKEYKKKNPELNFAAVDKMEKITVKDERIASFVKDGKLSPRELK
- a CDS encoding D-alanine--D-alanine ligase, which produces MKIGITYDLRRDYEKEGLSDENLAEFDSPDTVDAIERALTLNGYVTDRIGNIRALVARLAEGERWDMVFNIAEGLHGFGREAQIPALLDAYSIPYTFSEPLALSLTLHKAMTKRVLRDLGLPTADFRLVEAIEDVAAINLPYPLFAKPVAEGTSKGINAMSKIASNDELESVCRRLLVQFAQPVLVETYLPGREFTVGVIGTGKEARAAGALEIIMNGAAESCEVYTYLNKEECESRVEYRLVKDAAAKAAENVALAAWRGAGCRDGGRVDVRLDVYGVPNVVEINPLPGLHPTHSDLPIMCSQAGMEYKQLIGQIMESALKRSRRTTGGARMVMNV
- a CDS encoding KamA family radical SAM protein, which translates into the protein MEPPSNSGSAVISEESHNSRQTMLTVAPPPARTQKRKPVRGASFKSSKDSQLFRQRFFPDVSIEDWNDWRWQLRNRVTNAKDLGRIVNLTDEEAQAVAAHKGSLPVGITPYYASLLEDTGHFQPVRRTVIPRMGEYIRGFGESDDPLGEDGHSPVPGIVHRYPDRALFLVTGFCSTYCRYCTRSRMVGAAGEYRFDERQWERAIEYIKSNSAIRDVLLSGGDPLTLPDERLEWLLSRLRKIQHVEFLRIGTKVPAVLPQRVTPALTRILKKYHPLWLSLHFTHPSELTEETAQACERLADAGIPLGSQTVLLAGVNDEVETMKRLFHGLLRIRVRPYYMYQCDPISGSSHFRAPVERGLEIIKGLRGHTTGYASPQYVIDAPGGGGKIPLLPEYYSGRRGDYLALKNYEGETFLYPDPLGPAATRDQPAHDKVSKAV
- a CDS encoding glycosyltransferase family 9 protein, whose protein sequence is MNTLIIRTGGLGDTILTLGAAQWLKESGRHVTVMAHGGYREIADLFGFAFIAEEESGFESIYSETSAKLRVILGGFDTIIAIKADMTADMTAGLAKASSGRAFRIAPLPPMDYEKPYSLYLAESIAKTLGIAPPSEPPFPKPLAGWKKCDQLTATIHSGSGSPKKNWPFNNFMSLARTLAGERAARVNIIFGPAELERMEDAVKKAGTLEDVNIVTNPGYGRLAAILLKSSVYIGCDSGVTHLAAALGVPTVALFGPSNAKVWRPAGTRVKIMAAEDGDMESIRVEQVIEAVNTASQGCGATEPL